CAGCTGCTTAATTGAGGACGCCATTAATAGCTCATTTTCCCATCTGATTTCTGAGAAGGGTCTTCAATGATGATCACAGAAGTGAAGTTAATAAGTAGTACTACTTATTTTGCCTTTAATTCCAGCAAAGTTTGTAAGAAGTCATTACTCTTCTGGGTATTTGTCTCCTCTCTTCACTCTCttgttgagttttttttttgttgggggGTTTTTGTTTTCCTGAAGTTTTTGTGTGTCTGAAATGGGAATATCTAGTGGGAAGTAGGAGTCAAGAACGCACCATGCTCTAGTTGTATGGTTCGGGCATTGACTTcagtttgttttcttttgtctagTTACAGTTGTTAAGTTACTTTGGTCATGGCTAAATTTCGTCCATATGTTGTTATCTATCTATCACCATTAATCTATTTCTTACTACTTATTCATGATATGAAGATGTTATTGTTAGATCCGGCAATGTAACTGAATATAATAACAATTACGTCTCTGAAACTTAGAAACACAATAAATGTATCAACCAGAGttacaaaacagagaaaaaaaaaactatcaacaTTAGCAAAATTACTTCAAAAACGTATTTGACAAAATGATAACTCGAACTTTATAAAACCATATATTTACACTAGGCCTGGACATTAAAACCGgttccgaagaaccgaaccgaaaccgagcCGAAAAAACCGGTTCGGTCCGGTTTTGGGTATGAGAAATAAACCGAATGGAGCCATTTCTCTGGTACTCACGGGTagcggatcggttcggatttaaACCGGGATCCAATTGAGTACCCGACATTTACCTCGTGAATAGTATTCATCTTCATTACTCAACAAGGGGTGCCGGGTTCAGCCGATGGAGAAGAACGAAGAGTCTCTACTTTACTCTTTGTAGCCGTTTCTCCTCAGATCGAAGAGTCTCTCCGCATGCTCGTCTCGAGGGTCGATCTTGAGTCCCTATAAATATGGACACTGAAGATTGCATGAGTTCATACTCTTATCAATCGAAAACCTTCTCAAAGGTAAAATAAACCCTAATTGATTGCTCAATCGATTGTTCATTACCAAAGttcttattttcatttgatTGCTAACAAATGGATTGTGTTTTTTCTGACAGATGGATTCTTCAGCATCGGTTAATCCAAAGAACAATGGCAAAGACAAAGTCTCTGATCATGAAGAAACAGAGGACGAGCTCATCACTCCTGACAACAGaggaaagaggaagacttttgCGAGTTCAAGTGGAGCTGCTTCTCAGCCAACAAAGGACACTAAGGTTTTAACCCCAAGGTCTTATGTCTGGGAGCATTACACTCGGACTCAAGAAAACCGTGACAGATGCGTTTGTCACCACTGCAAGAAGAGTTTTGCTTGTGCTTCAAAGTCTGGTACTTCGAACCTGGGAAAGCATCTGACAACCTGTAAGCGGTATCTGGCATGGGAAGCAGCACGAAAGAAGAATCAGACAGAACTTACCGACAATGGAGCTGTGAGGGATACAAAAGTTTCTGAAGCTCAAGTCAGAGAGGCAACAAATGAGATGCTCGTGATTGGGGAAATGCCACTTTCATTTGTTGAAAGTATGGCTTGGAAGCACTTCTGCAACAAAATAATCGGTTTCAACCCACACTCTAGGAGGACCGCAACAAGGGACATCGTTGAACTGTATGTCAGAAGGAAAACGGCTTTGAAAGCTTGGTTCAAGGCTAATAAGCAACGAATCTCTCTTACAACTGACATATGGGTTGCTCAAATAACAGGTAATGTTTGAAACTCGTTTTTGAAACTTcgagattattatttttttcaatatgtGAGCTTCTTCAACTTTTCTAACTCGTTTTTGAAACTGTAGGTGCGAGTTATATGGTAATCACCCTTCACTTTGTGGATGCTTCCTGGCAGTTAAAGAAGTTGATCATCGGTTTCAAGCACATCACAGACCACAAAGGTCAGACAATTTCGACTATGCTTCTAGATTGTTTGGCTGAATGGGGCATAGAGAATATCTTCTGCATCACGGTTGATAATGCAACTGCAAACACCTCTGCGCTTAGGAAGTTTCAGAGTAGATTCTCTTTATTGTCAGATGAAGCGTTTGTTATGAATGGAGAGTTTGTGCATATGAGATGCGCAGCACATATCATTAATTTGATTGTTAAAGATGGTTTGGCTGAAGTAGATAGTGATGTCGCTGCAATTCGTAATGCTGTTGGGTATGTTAGGTCTAGTACGTCTAGATTAAGGTCATTTGAGCTTCGGGTTGATTCGGGAAAGATGACTAGGGGTAGTTTGCCACTGGATGTTAAAACTAGATGGAATTCTACTTACTTGATGTTGTCGAGAGCTCTTGAGTTCAGGTTAGCCTTTGACAAGATGGAGGCAGAGGACAGGCTTTACAACGACTACTTCATGGAGTTTGATGGTGGAGCACAACGGGTTGGACCTCCTGCTATGGTTGACTGGCATGCGATTGAGCGGTTGGTAAGGTTTCTGATTATCTTCTACAACTCCACATTGGTAGTGTCTGCAAGCACTTCTCTGAACTCCTACAAGTGCTATGGCGAGATCGTTACAATCCAGAAGAATCTGATGGGGTTGAGTAATTCTGTTGACTCGGAATTGAAGACGAAGGCTGATGACATGCTCCTGAAGTTTGATAAGTATCGGGCTGGTATGAAGAACATCAACAAGATGTTGATTGTAGCAACGGTTTTTGATCCTAGGAAGAAGATGCAGTGtgcaaaaatgtgttttgagAAACTCTATGGGAAAGATAGTGCAGAAGCTAAGGAGATGTTTCAGTCACTGATTGATGTATTGCGGTTCATGTTTAAGGAGTACAGTGCTCGGTATGCCAGAGGTGAAGCAGTTCAAGCGTCTCAAACCACTCCAGCTGCATCTTTTGGTAGCCAAGAAGCTTCATTCGATAGAGTCAATTTGATCAATAACGAGATGAAGTATGAAAGGATGGATTTCATGTATGAGGAGTTGGTTGGAGAAATTGAAGATCGAGAATCTAAGGATGAGTTGGATACTTATCTAAGGGAGAGTGTAGTCAATCCGAGAATCATTGTAGGAGTTGAGTACGATGTTTTGTCTTGGTGGAAGTTCAATGCTCTGAAGTTCCCTGTTCTTGCAGAAATTGCAAGAGATGTACTTGCAATGCAAGTCTCTTCAGTTGCTTCGGAGAGTGCTTTTAGCACGCCTGGTCGTATCATTGATTCATACAGGAGCTGTCTTACTCATTACATGGTTGAAGTGTTGATGTGCTCTGAGCAATGGCTTAAGGCAGACATTCGTTGTGGTGATGCAAGGCTGGTGACAATGGAACAAATTCTCAGTGACTTTGACTTTGAGTATGAAGACAAGCTTAAGAAAGGTACTTTTCTTCTCTAatcttatatgttaaatttttttagctGTTTgctaattatattaatttatgtcaGAGTATGATAATCTGAACTTGCAAGAAGACTAAGGAAGTGTGTGGTCTAGTCCCTGTGTTTGGTTCTTTGGTTTCAAGGTAAACTCAACTTATAGTTTCTGCTATGAACTTTGAAGTTGATCATTGCTTATTTAATTTGCTAACGCaagtttgttttctttgttcaaGGATAATTTCGGAGTGTGGTGAAGTTTTTTCTGCTGAAGTTTGGTCGATGGTGAAGTTTTTTTTGATGAAGTTTGGATGGTGAaggcttttgtttttttttatgttcggTCTGAGACAGTAGTTCTCTTTGTTTCTCTGTTTGTTTTGTGTCATGAACACATTTTCTCTGAATGTTGTTGTTATTAGTTTATGTTATCGGAAACAGAATGTTGTATTTTTTTCAACTAGTAATATCATTCTCGGCTATATATTACATGTTTGCTCTCTTCTTCCATTCTAACTCATGTTAAACATTTTACAAGTTATTATAGTTACTTATGTAGTCATATAAGTTTGGATATTTGGATCAAAAACAAGGAAGTTTGGTTACTTTGGATCTTtttatccggatccgatccggtTACAATGGACATCCGATATTTTTCggactttttttttcatatccATACCCACCCGGAACCGAGTGGATCCGactcgaacccgacccgaatttTTAGAATATCCGAATGGGACAATTTTTCAAAATCCGATACCCGAAAgatccgacccgaacccgaaaagGTATCCGAATGCCCAGGGCTAATTTACACACCATGAAACGTTGTTCTTGCAATCACTGTGCTCAATGAATCACCTATTTATCACATTTTATGCTCAATCTATTTGAACTTGCACCATCATTTGGTcatgaacaacaacaacagatcCTCTCCAACGCTGTAGAAACTTCTCTCATATCTGCCAGTTTATGTCCTCTTCAGACACCTCATTGACAGATTTGCCAGTGCAATTCCTGGTTCCTGCTTGCATTCATTTCTCTGTTATCcttgtttatttatttcttacGCGCCAGCACGACAATTtggttttaatctttttttttggtgtaataaTAATCAAGAAGTGACTCATGCTGATTTCGAACCTGGCATCTTCACGTTAAAAAAGGTTTTGATCAAATTTTTGTAGGGGCGAAGGCGAACCTCAATTTGGTCCGGTTTACAACCGTAACGACGGAAATTACTATTCTAGGCCCATGGGCCACAAAGTAATAATCTTGATGATAGGGCTCATCcggtaaataaaaaaagaagtgGCCGACAACAATTCAGATCGCCGGCGGAGTCTCAGATCCCCCACGTTACCATCCTCCGAGGATTGTAACTTTTCTACAAATCTACGCTTTTGTACGTTGACTTCGTAAACTCGTGGCTATATAAGTCAAAATCTCTTTCTCTAATATCTCTCGTCTCGTCTCCTTTGCTTCTACCTTTTATTCCGATCCAATAAAACTCAACAAGGATCCGGTACGTCATCCTTCAAATCTCATTCCCTTCGTAAGATGCTAGTGAAAATGATTGTGGAATTGATAATTTTCTCGTAAATTTTGTTTCAGAAATGAAACCAGGTTCGTTTATGTCGGAGAAATCCGCGAAGATCTTCGTCGCTGGACACAGAGGATTGGTCGGATCCGCCATTGTCCGAAAACTCCAAGAATCCGGTTTCACAAATCTCATCCTCCGAACACATTCCGAGCTCGATCTCACCAACCAAGCCGACGTCGAATCCTTCTTCTCCGCAGAGAAGCCTGCTTACGTCATCCTCGCCGCAGCCAAAGTCGGTGGGATCCACGCCAACAACACCTACCCAGCTGACTTCATCGCCGTCAATCTCCAAATCCAAACCAACGTGATCCACTCCGCTTACACTAACGGCGTCAAGAAACTCCTCTTCCTCGGCTCCTCCTGCATCTACCCCAAGTTCGCTCCTCAGCCCATCCCCGAATCAGCTCTCCTCACCGGCCCACTCGAGCCCACCAACGAGTGGTACGCCATCGCCAAGATCGCGGGGATCAAGATGTGCCAAGCGTACAGGATTCAGCATCAATGGGATGCTATCTCCGGTATGCCGACGAACCTCTACGGTCCGAACGATAATTTCCACCCTGAGAATTCTCATGTGCTGCCCGCTCTGATGAGGAGGTTCCACGAAGCTAAGGCCAGTAATGCTGAGGAAGTTGTGGTGTGGGGAAGTGGAAGCCCGTTGAGGGAGTTCTTGCACGTGGATGATTTGGCTGATGCTTGCGTTTTCTTGATGGAGAAGTACAGTGGGTTTGAGCATGTGAATGTGGGGAGTGGTGTGGAAGTGACGATCAAAGAGTTGGCTGAGTTGGTTAAAGAAGTTGTTGGGTTTGAAGGGAAGCTTGTTTGGGATTGTACTAAACCCGATGGGACGCCGAGGAAGCTGATGGATAGCTCCAAGCTCGCGTCTTTGGGTTGGACCCCGAAGGTTTCTATTAGAGATGGTTTGCGCCAGACTTATGATTGGTATTTGGAGAATATTGTGCAGAAGAAGCAGTAACAAATTGAAAAACCTTTCAGGTGATTgcgttttaatgttttatgattatgcGTTTTGGCTCTACATCTCATTCTATCTAATGTAAACTTTTATATTCATGGATATCATCATATACCATGTTGAGATTATCAATAAAAATCGAGTACCTTCTACTTTACTCAATTTTGGTCAGCAAACGCATCTGTTCACTGATAACACACAAACGTTCCAATGGTGTGTGCAAAACGCAACGCTGTAAAACGCGGTAATCGATGATTGAACACTTGGTTAGCTTATTTCGATAACCAGCTTATTTTGGGCCTATGGGCCATAGATAATGATTGGGCCATTAACTTATTGAGCCTCGTTATACGATCCAACGGTAGAGATTGAGTCTTCTTCGTAGATCGTACGATATTAACCGTTGGATTAACAGAAGAGCTCTGCTCCGAATAGAATCTAGTTAAAGAGGCAAGAGAACCCTTCTTCTCTCCGCCGCccgcttctctctctctgtcatTTTCTTCTTATCTCCTTGCACTCTTTGAAGAGAAACGAACCTTAATAATCAAATCTCAAGGTGAATCCACTTCTCTTCTGTTGTGTCTTATCATTTCTTCGTACAAGTTTTTGTCTGATTTTCAGTTTTGTCGGTAATTGGAATTTTGAAAGACGATGTTTATTGCTTTTCAACTTCTGTGTATGTTTGATTAAATTGAATGAGTCTACTTAATCCAATTCGATGCTAAGGTTAATCTCAATAGTTCAATTAGCTCTAATTCATACGCATCTGACTTTTAAAAGATTCACTTTTGTTCTCattgattatgttttttttaatataaaataaggtTTTTGTGAATGTACTGAATGGTTTAATTAATGTTGGGTTTGTATGGTTCATACACAGATGAATCGGGAGAAGTTGATGAAGATGGCTACCACTGTCCGCACTGGCGGAAAGGGTACAGTAAGAAGGTAAAAGCTTGTCTCTTTTTGCCATTTTCAATCCTTAGTAGTGACTTTGGTTTCTTGTTATATGAACCATTTGATCTCTCTCACTGCAGAAAGAAGAAGGCTGTGCACAAGACCAATACAACTGATGACAAGAAGCTTCAAAGCACCTTGAAGAGAATTGGAGTTAACTCCATCCCAGCTATTGAAGAAGTTAACATCTTCAAGGATGATGTTGTTATTCAGTTCACCAACCCTAAGGGTAAGTTATTTTTACACTAGAAAAATTGTAAACCTTTTGCATGTTACTGATCATTGTGTGTTGTCTCTTTTTTGGATCAGTTCAAGCTTCAATTGCTGCAAACACATGGGTTGTTAGCGGTTCTCCTCAGACCAAAAGTATGCATCTTTTCATCTCtattttcatgtttctttttcattccatttttttctgATTAAATATTGAAAACTTGTTGCTGCTTTTCTATAGAATTGGAAGATATCCTTCCTCAGATCCTCAGCCAACTCGGTATGTTCCACGTAGTTTTACTTGTTACATGCTCTTCCCCATCCCCTAAATCAAAGATccttaaattttgttttactttgATCTAATTCAGGACCAGACAACATGGACAATCTGAGGAAGCTAGCAGAGCAGTTGAAGAAGCAACCTCCTGGTGAAGGTAATGCCTCAGCAACCATCCAAGAGGAGGATGACGATGATGTCCCAGATCTTGTTGCTGGTGAGACATTCGAAGCTGCTGCTGCTGAAGAGAAAGTAGCTGCTCCTGCTGCTGAAGAGAAAGTAGCTGCTCCTGCTGCTTCTTCCTAGACAAAAGAGCACTTGGGTTTctacatctctttatatatgttTGTTCTCTCCATCCTTTTTCCTTGTAGTCTTTCCGACCAGATTCTTCTTTCCCAGATAATGATTTTAAGGTTTTTTATCTAATTGATTATATCATCTGGTTCTCGTGTCTCCCTTTGTTACCTTGATGTGACACATTTGTCTCTTTTCTTACATATCTAGTACACCTGTATTGTTTGAGTTTCTTCTCAAACTTTCCAGACATTTCTCTGTTCTCCCTTCAAATACTTTCTCAGAGAGATGCTTTGTCTTCATCACATTTTAATCATTCTGAGATTACGTAAACTATGGCTTCCCTCTTTGTATCTACTCCCTCTTCATCTTCCTTAACTCTCCACTCCTGTCACAGTTCTCCTTTTCGTGGCATTAACAAATCAATATCACTGAAA
This region of Brassica napus cultivar Da-Ae chromosome C5, Da-Ae, whole genome shotgun sequence genomic DNA includes:
- the LOC106427171 gene encoding putative GDP-L-fucose synthase 2 — encoded protein: MKPGSFMSEKSAKIFVAGHRGLVGSAIVRKLQESGFTNLILRTHSELDLTNQADVESFFSAEKPAYVILAAAKVGGIHANNTYPADFIAVNLQIQTNVIHSAYTNGVKKLLFLGSSCIYPKFAPQPIPESALLTGPLEPTNEWYAIAKIAGIKMCQAYRIQHQWDAISGMPTNLYGPNDNFHPENSHVLPALMRRFHEAKASNAEEVVVWGSGSPLREFLHVDDLADACVFLMEKYSGFEHVNVGSGVEVTIKELAELVKEVVGFEGKLVWDCTKPDGTPRKLMDSSKLASLGWTPKVSIRDGLRQTYDWYLENIVQKKQ
- the LOC106427168 gene encoding basic transcription factor 3, which codes for MNREKLMKMATTVRTGGKGTVRRKKKAVHKTNTTDDKKLQSTLKRIGVNSIPAIEEVNIFKDDVVIQFTNPKVQASIAANTWVVSGSPQTKKLEDILPQILSQLGPDNMDNLRKLAEQLKKQPPGEGNASATIQEEDDDDVPDLVAGETFEAAAAEEKVAAPAAEEKVAAPAASS